Proteins encoded within one genomic window of Glandiceps talaboti chromosome 3, keGlaTala1.1, whole genome shotgun sequence:
- the LOC144432600 gene encoding uncharacterized protein LOC144432600, with amino-acid sequence MKNVYLLLPVLVVVVFINISTTNAADDIAVTTFTLKTPDPAASGSFTQGTAANIVFDLVYTVDTSATPVAVKVYFKTSGGTKSTEVTAGGSAAPTSSSTAITAGGTYSGLTATITLDATNCADYTKLCAAVTVKTGTTNTDTTNDEACADFGTGATKAGTKICNAGSSATTSSTLMALTMVIGAILSWKI; translated from the exons ATGAA GAACGTATATCTATTATTACCAGTCCTTGTTGTCGTTGTCTTCATTAACATATCGACAACAAATGCTGCTG atgACATCGCCGTCACCACATTCACATTAAAAACTCCAGACCCAGCAGCATCAGGTAGTTTTACGCAAGGTACGGCAGCTAACATCGTATTTGATCTAGTATACACTGTGGATACATCCGCAACGCCAGTGGCCGTGAAGGTCTACTTCAAGACAAGTGGTGGAACAAAGTCTACTGAAGTCACCGCTGGGGGCAGTGCTGCTCCTACTAGTTCTTCTACAGCTATCACTGCTGGTGGTACTTATTCCGGTTTAACAGCTACCATCACACTGGATGCTACAAACTGTGCTGATTACACCAAACTATGTGCTGCTGTCACAGTTAAAACTGGTACTACAAACACTGATACTACTAATGACGAGGCTTGTGCTGACTTTGGAACAGGAGCTACCAAGGCAGGCACTAAGATATGTAACG CTGGTAGTTCAGCCACTACATCCAGTACTCTAATGGCCTTAACAATGGTCATTGGTGCTATTCTGTCTTGGAAGATATAA